A part of Peromyscus maniculatus bairdii isolate BWxNUB_F1_BW_parent chromosome 10, HU_Pman_BW_mat_3.1, whole genome shotgun sequence genomic DNA contains:
- the C10H22orf31 gene encoding LOW QUALITY PROTEIN: uncharacterized protein C22orf31 homolog (The sequence of the model RefSeq protein was modified relative to this genomic sequence to represent the inferred CDS: inserted 2 bases in 2 codons; substituted 2 bases at 2 genomic stop codons), which produces MLFFKNQKYCDLLKFTSFPYLHSINARQDPSIPICGLXQSILLNTKLQDCYVXLTNICAVRMGAKQNSKAPAPGATSCWEVXKEPYITYLFSLVKVVLRYLNFDVSAFFLALSKESSKEKKSNSQDLEDRYAKHAAATQVLSRDGGMTAWKGRTLLPETQEEQQLEDMPTIHGILIQGYQTLYHAVVEPMLXDPSETPKGNRLEPGKAIKQRLWEALHSQLPAGVQRNLELCGQHDCCPRGMAQAKMKSNWNS; this is translated from the exons ATGCTGTTCTTTAAGAACCAAAAATATtgtgaccttttaaaattcacatcTTTCCCTTACTTG CACTCAATCAATGCGAGACAAGATCCCAGTATCCCTATCTGTGGACTCTGACAATCCATTTTATTGAACACCAAGCTTCAGGACTGCTATG GTCTCACCAACATCTGTGCAGTCAGAATGGGTGcaaagcagaacagcaaggccCCAGCACCAGGTGCCACCTCTTGTTGGGAAG GCAAAGAGCCATATATTACCTATTTGTTCTCTCTGGTCAAAGTTGTGCTCAGATA TTTAAACTTTGACGTCTCTGCTTTCTTCTTGGCATTGAGTAAAGAaagttcaaaggaaaaaaaaagtaacagccaAGATCTTGAGGACAGATATGCCAAACATGCAGCCGCTACCCAAGTGTTGTCCAGGGACGGTGGGATGACAGCCTGGAAGGGCCGGACATTGCTTCCTGAAACCCAAGAGGAACAGCAGTTAGAAGACATGCCAACCATCCATGGCATCCTCATCCAGGGTTACCAGACTCTGTACCATGCTGTGGTGGAGCCCATGCTCTGAGATCCTTCTGAGACCCCCAAGGGGAACAGACTGGAGCCAGGCAAAGCCATTAAACAAAGGCTCTGGGAAGCTTTGCACAGTCAGCTGCCTGCAGGAGTGCAGAGGAACCTGGAGCTGTGCGGACAGCATGACTGCTGTCCCCGAGGAATGGCCCAAGCTAAGATGAAAAGTAACTGGAACTCATAG